TCTTCGCTCGGTTCAAGAAGATGTACAAGGAGTACTGGTACGTGCTTGTGCCCGTTCACTGTCTCACGTCGGTTATGTGGTTCGGTGGCTTCTATTACGCCTCGACCAGTGGTGTCGATGTGATTGCAATCCTTGAATCACTCGGTGTGTCCGAAACACTGATTAACCCGGTGCGAGATTCCAGCCTGGGCCATATAGCTGTTGCGTACCTGTTGTATAAAATAGCGACTCCGGCTCGATACACAGTCACGCTTGGTAAGTCCATGTCCAAGTCCAAACCAAAACACTTCCGTGTAGGGCTTAACTGCACTTCCTCCTTCAGGTGGCACAACGATTTCCATCAAGTATCTGGAACAGTGGGGCTACATCAAACCGATGCCTTCTAAGGCGCGACTGGTACAGATGTACAAGGACAAGAAGGAAAACATCCAGGATAAGATAGCGGAAAAGAAGCAAGACTTTAAGGACCGCAAACAGCTGCTAACGGAAAAGAAGAACAACCTTATGAGTGATCTTAACATCAAGGATAAGGACGGCAAGGCAGCCGCAACAACGGCGACGACCACGAGTAGCGTAACCGACAACAAATAGCGCGCGTCGTAACATATGCttgcaagacaaaaaaaaaaaacattgaagcGGGTTGTCGTGGTGATGGTTgcctttttctgttgttttccaCCATGCCAGCTTATGAAGTGCGGTTGTGGATAAAGCTATCGCTGCAGGGCTCACATTAGCGAGTTTCAAGCCTAGGTCTAGCGATTGTGAAAACATAAGTGCAAATACACATTTTGTCAAACGGTTAAGCTTGTAACTAATTGCCTAAGAATTGTCCTTTTTTCGTTGAGCTGTTGATGATcaaaggaaagcaaacccCTCGTTTTGTCCAGTCATCATAATTTTCGGTCGtatattttttaacttttgtttCACTTGTTTACCATTCGCGCCTATAGATTCTTAGTTAGTTCAATGTGTTGGTTACAGATGGTTTCTCCTTCGTTCCCACTaagttgctgctgctctgaTACGGCGGACCGGCTTACGTCAGTGATTAGGTGTGAAGGAGGATGGAAGTAGGGCTAATATGGGTATTTGGATAACTTATTACCAAATTCCACCGGAAGTCCTGCATTACCTATTGCAGATGCGCACATTCATGGTCACGGACCGGGatagagtgtttttttttctaacgaACATTTAAAAACTATATCGTATCACACACGGGTAAAAACATGTCTGTTGTGAGTGTGAATGGAACCACTGGGTTCACAGAACGAAGTGTAACGTCGTCACGAAAAATATGTACCGATACTAATATACCATTATCATTAAACGACTCCTGTTGTCCTATATGGGTTCGGGCCATGAGAGCTATTTTGCGAAATATTCAATGCATTCTACTGACTGAAACTTGCGGAAACTGGGGGATGTTTTTcatgtgatgatgatggggtgGTGGGGCTATTAGTTGGTGACCGCGTGACGGAGGGACATGCGTATTCGTTCCTTCGCCCTTCCTAGCGCATCCGGTAATGATTCTTTTCGTGCACCTGCGACAGTTCACCCTTGAAGTGGAGATCGACCGTAAAGTCCAGATCCCTGTTGTTGCGCACGTTCGGCTTCATCTTGAACGTACCGTAAATTTCTTCACCCTTCTTAACCGTCAAATAGTCGTCAAAGTAAAACACCGTCTGCTTCCAGTGCGTGTACGGCGCATCCGGCGACGTGCTGAATGAGAGCCGTTTGTGGCACTTGGTAAACTCCACGTTGAAGAACGTCACGAGCGCCTGCACGAAATCGTTACGCTTTACTACCAGATGGAACGGAGACTCGAACTCCAGATCTTCCTTCTTCACCACGTACAGATCGATCTCCTTGACCAAGTACGAGGTCGTGACGATCTGCTTCGGGTCCACAACGTCTACCAGCGGTTCGCTGATCGCTACCTTCCGTATCGAGCTCATGTTGAAGCCGTACACATCATCCCACCAGTTGATCTTTTCATCCTTGTACTGTCGATCCTCGATCGCTGTCACGAATAGCGTACACCGGTCCGGAAACATCATTCCCGTGTCCTTCTTTAGCCACTTATCCCGTGCATATATGACCGTGTCCAGCATGGACTCGTAAAACAGACAGTAACCCATCCATTCCGAAATGATAATGTCCACCTGGTCGTAcccgtccggcagtgtcacCTCCTCGACCTTGCCCTTTACCAGCGTGATCGTCTCCTGCAAGTTGTTCGCCTCGATGATCTTCTGTGCGTAGTCGACAATGTTCGAACACTCGATCGCAATAACCTTCGCCGCACCGGCTTTTGCCGCGAACATCGACAGGATGCCGGTACCGCAACCGATATCCAACACGACCTTCCCCTTGAACAGGTGCTTGTTGTGGTACATCGCGTTTCGGTAGGTTAACGTACGCACCTCGTCCTTCAGCATCTCCTCGTGGATGCCAAAGTGTGCGTACGAGTCGAAGTAATAATCACGCGAAGTCATATCTTCTGCGTTGGTGGCCAGATCATTCCCGTTTCCGTTCACTGTGTTGGGGCTCAGTGCACCCGTGGCCGTGTCCACCGACTCCATCGGAACATCAGTACTGGTACTAGCCTGTGATATTTGGATAATGAAAGCAGAATGTGCAGGATAACACGAGCAGAACCAACAACTCTTCTAAACTCCGAATCACATAACCTCAACATGGCCATCATGTATGCAAACTACCCGCCGATGCTTACCATTTTTTAGCTGTAGAAATCGGTGTATTCCACACAGTTAATCACTCCGAAAAGAATATATGTTTTATAACCGTATCAACCGTCGTTACAGGTGGACGAGCGCCAATGAAAGAATTCACTtccaaagattttttttcattcaatttgcTCGCAAAAAAATGGTGGCACTGTTGTCTCACATTCGCCGGAATCGATAGCACACTTTGTAAGCCTATATGCCTATTTACATTAATTCGTACACGCGCGATTACGTTTGTCCGGAGTGTTGCACTGGAATTTGATACAAATCCTAAGCCTTGCTCACACTTTCCTTGTCGCAGAAATGCTTACAACACTAATTTCGattcctttttgtttggtaGCGGGTAGCATCTCACGAGGAACACCGAAACCGAGGTCAAGCTTTATGCATGCTTTGAGTTTGAGCGGTCTCGGACCCATTGCGCAATACGTGACATCTATCAGTTGAGCGTCAATTAACCGTCTCAAGCAACGGGTTATCTGACGGTAGTGCGCCATCTAGTGTATGCTAGCgatatgaaataaaacaacgcacgtgataaaattatttattttatcttatttaattatttatgacGAAACCTACCTACCGTAcctttattttttatgacGAAAATTACCTtaaaattcatgaaaaatagtttcaaaTTAGGACACTTTACTGTCGCTCACATTTTACCTTTTGCATTTAAGCTGTTACAATTATTGTGCATATGATATACTTGTGAAGGGATCACATTTCATTGAAAAGACTCGCAAAACTCATAACAAATTGGCTTCCAAGTGCAATGTTCTTGCGctgattaaaacaaaaacggttgGCAACTTTTGACAGGTTATCACAGCTGAACATCTTCCCCACAATTGCGATGGCATGTTCGGTGTTTGCCTATCATCATGTTTGCTTTCGCGCCCCACTCCGTAAGCATACATCACACACGCTCTCACTTCGTAGTTCCCCCGCCACTAGGCCGTGTTGTACGAATAGTGacggaaaaaagaaagcaccACCGATTCAGGAATTCCATTCATCGACCCAAGGTATCTGTGATATCGGTCCCTTGTAGCTGCGTGTCGATCGTCTGCGGAACGGCCCCTTTTGCAGTCGACATTCTCAAGTGCATTCCAAGATCGGGAACGATCATCAAcataatcgatcgatcggctgTGCTGCAaacgatgtaaacaaaaagTGATGAGGTGGACAGAACAGTGACGATCGATTAGAAAAGAAAGTCGATCGAACCGAGCGCgaacagaagaagaaagtcACAACTGTTCCAAGTTGCAACGAAATCGCGTGAATCGTCCCGCGTTGCCATGGCGTTTTTCTCATCGATACTACTATTCGCTggctgtttgttgttggtgcGATTTATATACCTGCTGATTTCGGTGCGCCGTGGCCAAAGTGGTTCGGCCCTTTCCCAACGGTCCACACCCGTCCGCACAATGATTGTAATGGGATCGGGTGGACATACGGCCGAAATGATGCGCATAGTCGAGCGTCTGGACTGCGAACGTTATTCTCCGCGCCAGTACGTGCTCGCCAGTACGGACAAAACGAGCGTTGTGAAAGTGATCGAAAGCGAGATCCGTCGGGAACCGGATCCGGAGAAGCAAACGTACGAGATCATTACCATTCCCCGCAGCCGGGACGTACACCAGAGCTATGTCAGCTCGATCGCAACGACCGCGTTTGCGTTGTTTAACTGTGTACCGCTCGTGCTAAAGGCTCGCCCGGAGCTAATTCTTACCAACGGACCCGGTACGTGCGTCCCTGTGTGTTTGGTCGCATTTCTGGCCCGGCTGCTATTTCTCAACACCAAATGTAGGATAGTGTTCATCGAAAGCTTCTGCCGCGTGCGTAACCTTTCGCTGAGTGGCCGTATACTGCTCTACATCGTGGACATGTTCGTGGTCCAGTGGCCCGAGCTGCTCGAGAAGACATCCACCACGCGAACAGATGTTCGTTGCTTCGGACGGTTATAAGCATCACAGTGTCACCACAGCAAACTTTATTTAATGGTTCAAAGAGGAAAGCTACGAATATAAAGTAATAACTCACCGATTATACTGGACTATTGGACGGTTCACCGAAAGAAATACACGCCTCCGTCGTATCGCTTTTGAGACTTTTAATTATTGATATATTCTCCATATATAAAAGATTAAATTCAGTAACAAACGCCGCTATTCTGTTTTCAGGAATAAACTGGCCTACCGTTCGCGTCGTAGGAAGTCTTCATTTTTTGAAATGCGAAAAACATATACAGCGCtgcaaaagaaacaattgGGGGGAATGGTTCACAAAATTAACTTTACTAAATCCGTTTTAGCTTCATTCCAATACTTACTGGCCGCTTCCCATTCCTGCTGCGAGAGTGTTCCTACACGGAATTGATGTGGGCTGAACATTTGTCTGCCGCACTCTTCCACGTGTTTATACTGCTCCGGTTGTTTCGGTTGATCATCCGCGCCTACACGACTGTAAGGCGGTGGTGGATACGTTTCCAACGCTTGCATCTTTTCCAGCAATCCCTGTTTATGGCTTCCGTGTTCATCGAAAAGCTCTTCGAAACGTTTCTTCTCCAACAACCGCAAACCATGCTTGAGGGCCAACTTTTCAAGCGTAGGGAAATGGACCAAAAACTCAGGACAGTCCACTACCTCATCCAGCTGAAAATTGTACTTCGCCCCAAACAGTGGCGGATTATCCGTATCGCACAGGAATTGGATCCGATAGATATCATTCCCGAACGTGTCGGCCATTGCCCGGCGCTGCCGTTTCATCAGCTCGTTTGCGTCCGGTATCGTGCCAATGAAGTAAAACCCTTCGTCCAAACATTCAGCTGCATTTTTTAACATACAGTCCGCTTGCTTAAATGACTCGAACGAGTAGTGGAACGCGAACTGGCAGCTCACCAGATGCAGTTTCATCGACGGATCGTGGTACTTCGTGCGGAGCTGCTGGAGCGTCGCGTCTGCAGCAAAAAATTCCACCTTCGGTTTCCTCTGATGATCCCGTTCCCTTTGGAACATTGTGGTAAACCGATTTTCGCATTGCTCGAGGCTTACTTGCGCTATGTCCGTGCAGATCAGATGCGTCACATTCGCGGAGGACCATTTCATCAGATCACCACCCTTACCGCAACACATATCCAACACCCGGAACGGTGATCCCAGCGGCGTCCTTCCCTTAACCAATCCTGTGTACTTTTCTATAACACAGCTTTTGATCCAGTTGTTAAAGTTCCGCATAAAGTATATATTCGAACTTTTGCGTGCCACTATACCCCGTTCCTCAATTTTGTTGTAATGCGAGGCGACAATTGCACTGTGTTGTACACCATTTTCGCCATCCTTGCtttggctttgttttgcttcaccgTCGGAATCTCTGCTTTCAGATACGCGGGTATCAGGTTCGTGTGATTCGGACATTATGTAGTATTGTTCAATagaatcaaaaaaaaaacaaatatgtatGTTCCGTTGACTGCGGTAGGGCTGTTTGTTTACTTGTTAATTTTACGCTGACATTGGGATTTTGACATGTTCGTCGTTTGACATTTTTGACGTCACTTTTGTTGCGGCTCGCAGaagcataaaaattaaaaccgcCTAAACATTGAGTCCGAATGTGTTCGGATTAACtataaaaaactcattttctACTAAAATAAACACGCCGTAAGTATTATGAAACCATATAAGACCACTTTATCTGCACTGATGTGGTATAACCCATGGATTCAATTGTTTATCTCGACCCATGAAAGGTTTGCTGTGGATGCTTGTGTAGAGTTGTAGGTTATGTTGAAGCGGTAAACTACAcaacagaaaacaacaaactctgTAACTTCTTCAGCCGACTAATATACGTGTAGAAAATGGATTTCAATGCACTCCTGCAGCAAGCTCAAAAGCTTACGCATGAGACGCAAGTTTCGGATGATTTGCCGCGCGTGGAACGCACCCTGCCACAGGTGCTACAAGCAACGCAGGAACTGCATTCCCGGGTAACACAAACGGGCGCGCAAGATATGCAAGCGTAAGTGACGAAAGATATATCAGTAGAATCTTGGTTTAACTAACAGTGCATGTGTCCCTTTTTATAGGCACATCTTGCTCGGATCGAATGGAATTGATCtaccaaaaatttcacaaaagCTCGAAACGCTCAGTTCGCGCAAGACCTTTGAACCGCTGGACCCGATCGCTACAACGGATGTGCAAAACTTCTTAcgcaacgaaaaagaaaacgccaTACTTGCCGTTATCGAAGAAGTACACAAGAATGTTAGTATAACACTAAGCTCGCGATCGTCGCGATCCGTATACTtacgcgttttttttctcttgcagTCCTACATGGCTGCGGAAACGCAGAAATGGGATCATATGATGAACGATTGGAAGCAGGAAAAGGTAAAGCTCATGAATGCGTTGATTGGTCCATCGCAGAGCTGGATCGATATCCGCAAAGGTCCGGAACAGACCATTCTCAACGAATCCACGTTCGGTGGTAGATCCGCACTGAACAGTCAGGAGATGGCCTACGCTCGTGAGGTGCACGAGTACAACAAGCTTGTGTGCGAAGGTGCGATGCGCCCTTCGCTGGTGCAGCGGTTTGCCCAGGTTGCGGATAGTTTCAACGACTCGGTAAATGCACCTTTCAAATGCGTTTCATATCCAGCAAATAACCTTTCTGTTAccatttcaaaaatttcagcGCGTAAACGATGTTTGGGAGGTGGTGAAGTACATGGCGAACGTGACTCCTATCCCCAGAAGCCAAGATCCGATGAAAGTGCGCTGTTCGCAACATCTGTTCATCAACCAGGCAAAGCGCTACCTGGAGAATCGATACAAAATATTCATGCAAACCGTTATATCAGAGCATCTACGCGAAGCCCGTCGTGGTGGCATACCGAGCGTATTGAATTTAGTGGGCTCATTCGTCGGACTTAAACTTGCCACCCACGGACTGAACTCATCGTTCATCGGATTACAGGATGGGCAAGTCGATGGGAAACCATTATGGCCAATGGTATACTATTGTTTGCGTTGTGGCGATATTGCTTCCGCGCTGAAATGCATGCAAATGGCTGGGCAGGGCCACGAGGATTTGATTGCGGTGCTGGAGGAAAAATGTCATAATCcagaacaaaaaacgaacccCCGACTGGAACTGCAGATACGTATGCAGTACAAGAGACAAATACGGAACGCAACCGATCCGTACAAACGGGCTGTGTACTGTATCGTCGGATGCTGTGACATACAGGAACCGCACGCCGACATTGCCAAAACGACGGACGATTTTCTTTGGATACAGCTGTCGCTGATACGGACCGAAGGCGACGATAGTTCCGAGCATTTGACTTGCTCCGGATTGCAAAGCATGATCTTGGAACAGTATGGTGAAAAGCACTACAATGCTAATGAGCAGCCTCACCTCTTCTTCCAGCTGCTTGCCCTCACCGGCCAGTATGAGGCAGGCATTGAATTCCTCTCGCGCTTCGAAAAGTATCGTGTCCACGCCGTCCACATTGGTCTGGCACTGAACGAGCTGCACATGGTTGGTGGGCCGCGTAATCTGCAGGAACCGTTGCTATCGGTTGACTTCGAAGATCCTCAGCCGATGCGAAGGTTGAACATCGCGCGCTTGATCATGTTGTACGTGAAGAAGTTCGAAATTACCGATCCTCCGGAAGCGTTACACTATTTCTACTTCTTGCGCAATCTGAAGGACAGCGAGGGACGAAACTTGTTCCTCGTAAGCGTAGCAGATCTGGCCATCGAGTGCCGCGATTTTGATTTGCTGTTTGGTCGCATGCAGCGTGATGGGATGCGTTCGCGTGGGTTGATCGATCAGTTTGAGATGGCTCACATCGATGCACGGACCGTGTGCGAAATGGTGGCGGAAAAATTCGTGAAAAAGGGTATGTTCGAGGATGCGATCAAGCTGTTTGATTTGGCATTCCAgcaggagcaggcgcttcgtTACACCTCCATACTGCTGTCGCAGGTGGTTCATCACGCCAACAAAGAGGGGTCGCTGCGTGAACGTGTCCAACGAATGGCAAACGAGTTCACGGAACGGTACACCGGTGCGGAGAAAAACTGTGACTCCCAGACGTGGACGACATTTAACTTGCTGAAAGATTTAGCAGCATTCTTCGATTACTATCATGCAAAAAATCATCAATCTGCGATGGAAATTCTCGAACGCATCAAACTCGTCCCGCTGCGAATGACCGATCTCGATGTGGCAGTTAACAATTTCAAGCGTTTATCCGGAGAGGTGTGTAAGGTCATTCCCGACCTGCTGCTAGCCACAATGGACATTGCCTACACGAAGTTTAAGGCTATGAAAGGCAAAGATGTCGCCAAGTTCGATGACCTCGGCAAGAAGAATGTAAGTAACGCGTGGCGTGCTTTAAATGCATACTGGTAGCAAGTGaatgttaattattttcttatcaTTTTACATACAGCAACTGAGCTATCTGCGCGAGCAAGCTAAGGCCCTAACTAACATGGCCGCGATGGTACCGTACCGCATGCCCGGCGATACCAATAGTCGGCTTATACAAACGGAGATTCTCATGCACTGAGCGCGCATACTGTGTACGGCGTACATTTTGAAGCTAACTGATCGtacaattaataaaataaatgcgTAACCACGATCGATGCATAACAACACCTTATGTGAGAAAAGCTGAGTTTCCTTGCCATCAGAGTTCTATTTCTGAAGGCCAGTCACGCTGATACCCTTGCTCAGATCATCATATGCACCTTCCTTGAACGCCTTGTAGTCCAGTACCATATCCTTGAAGGCGAGAAAATCCGTTAGCGTGTACAGCAGCTCGAAGATCTCACCATCGAGCTGGGTTTTCTTGTTCTCTAGCTCCATCGCAAACAGATCCATATCGAAACAGGTCATCTTCCGGTTCAGATGTTCCACGATGTGTGCCTCGATCATGTTCGTATACTTTTGGTAGATCTCCGTGTAGATAATTTTATTCTCTTCACCCGGTTCAAACTCGTAGTAATAGCATTCCATGAACTGATTGACCATACGCTACACGGTGCAAAAACAAGCTAAAATGTACGACTTCGCTTCTGGGTTGTAGGGTTCTTTGGAACGGTTTGCTCACCTGAAACTCTTCCCCAATCACGATGTCCTCAATGTGACCGATTACAGTGTCGAAATATTCGCTTGAATTTTGTCTTTTAATGATATTTTCCTCAAAATCCATCTTTCGTCGGGCGTCATAGGTGACGGAGAGAGCGCGTTTGGTAAAAAACAACCGTCGTCATGTTACCGTTGTTTAGGCTTCCGAAACCATAGTTACAACGGTTTTACAACAGGTGGTTCTTTATCGTTTATACTTTCCCAGTTCACAGTTCAGTCACTATATGAAGTaaactagctatatcggcccggttacacggctacgcaagagcatcaggcagtgtactcaaactccttctttatcggcatGACATCTTCAGGTGGTCtaggcctaccatttctagcttttttgactttatttacccgtagccgaATAATCATTCCTGCATATGGAGATTGGGTCCGGATGAAATTTACCTTGATCCTACCAGCTtgcaaaatcagcttgtcaactgcgaaaaaccactttaccgttgccgcgcacacaattgttttcagatttccgataccaggagagtatggttttcaagaggtgacacctgcagcgtGGGATGGGCCAATTTATTCCACGCGTAGTTTacaatttcgctgattgttaccgaagaagtaaaccgattggaaactgtacttTGGGCGAAAAATAGTAGCAGgtgttggactaatcaggaatcgtaaatgtacgtaaatcgtagaaaatgtgatccaaatAGTGGCGTTATgattctccttagcgcatacaaacgtttatatatagaagtgattttagataaaatcaaataatagCATAGTTATTTCAACAAACGAATTAAAAATACTTTGGCAATTAATACCGTGATAAACCTTTCGAAGTGCGCCGAGAAAATTTTTAAAGAACTCTAATACGAGAATAATATTGAAACTTTGAAATggtttcgtattttaacaattGTACAGcaagtttaaataaaacacgTCATTTTTGTAACCAACAATTCAACGGAAAAACGAAATTTTACTAAActcctgtttttgttttgctgtttttcccCCACGTCAAATATGTCATCTGTTCGGGCGAAAAAGGGAGCGAAATGTGGCTGTCAATGCgtgtaatgtttttgttttggaattcGTGGAGGTTTaaattttgtgcaattttcttGTAAATCGTCCCAAAAAGCATACACAAAACTCGGTCTCGAAACGTGTGAAGTTTTTTGGAATGCTAGTTTGTAGATAGTAAGTGGTGCGTACTTTTGTTTCCATCGGTTATGCAAATCAATCTTGGCAGCCGGTTTGTTGTGCTTTCTGTGCTTACGTGTTTGTTTGGCCGTGGCCACAAAATATCCGAACTCTCTTGCCCGCGAAAATGTCGTGGCTAAAGCTGAACGATAGCCTGAACAAGGTGAAGGGATCGATCACCTCCTTCACGCAGGAAGTGTTTGCGGAAGGTATCATCGGGGAGGACGAAAGCGAGCAGAATCCTGCCCGGGAGCTAAACATTGCACGAGAAAAAATCACCCAACTAT
The Anopheles moucheti chromosome 2, idAnoMoucSN_F20_07, whole genome shotgun sequence genome window above contains:
- the LOC128297102 gene encoding uncharacterized protein C18orf19 homolog A — its product is MAALALGMVRLTSLGQSSSVKLLSVAPRLYTSGNGFNRYVYSTLSTSCLYNRGRYATISQPVPTWYTSVSLRCFTQGDALRRLQKPTNEQQQESDEPTPASTPVPEKLGLFARFKKMYKEYWYVLVPVHCLTSVMWFGGFYYASTSGVDVIAILESLGVSETLINPVRDSSLGHIAVAYLLYKIATPARYTVTLGGTTISIKYLEQWGYIKPMPSKARLVQMYKDKKENIQDKIAEKKQDFKDRKQLLTEKKNNLMSDLNIKDKDGKAAATTATTTSSVTDNK
- the LOC128299148 gene encoding protein arginine N-methyltransferase 1, which codes for MASTSTDVPMESVDTATGALSPNTVNGNGNDLATNAEDMTSRDYYFDSYAHFGIHEEMLKDEVRTLTYRNAMYHNKHLFKGKVVLDIGCGTGILSMFAAKAGAAKVIAIECSNIVDYAQKIIEANNLQETITLVKGKVEEVTLPDGYDQVDIIISEWMGYCLFYESMLDTVIYARDKWLKKDTGMMFPDRCTLFVTAIEDRQYKDEKINWWDDVYGFNMSSIRKVAISEPLVDVVDPKQIVTTSYLVKEIDLYVVKKEDLEFESPFHLVVKRNDFVQALVTFFNVEFTKCHKRLSFSTSPDAPYTHWKQTVFYFDDYLTVKKGEEIYGTFKMKPNVRNNRDLDFTVDLHFKGELSQVHEKNHYRMR
- the LOC128310216 gene encoding UDP-N-acetylglucosamine transferase subunit ALG14 homolog; amino-acid sequence: MAFFSSILLFAGCLLLVRFIYLLISVRRGQSGSALSQRSTPVRTMIVMGSGGHTAEMMRIVERLDCERYSPRQYVLASTDKTSVVKVIESEIRREPDPEKQTYEIITIPRSRDVHQSYVSSIATTAFALFNCVPLVLKARPELILTNGPGTCVPVCLVAFLARLLFLNTKCRIVFIESFCRVRNLSLSGRILLYIVDMFVVQWPELLEKTSTTRTDVRCFGRL
- the LOC128310215 gene encoding mRNA cap guanine-N7 methyltransferase, which encodes MSESHEPDTRVSESRDSDGEAKQSQSKDGENGVQHSAIVASHYNKIEERGIVARKSSNIYFMRNFNNWIKSCVIEKYTGLVKGRTPLGSPFRVLDMCCGKGGDLMKWSSANVTHLICTDIAQVSLEQCENRFTTMFQRERDHQRKPKVEFFAADATLQQLRTKYHDPSMKLHLVSCQFAFHYSFESFKQADCMLKNAAECLDEGFYFIGTIPDANELMKRQRRAMADTFGNDIYRIQFLCDTDNPPLFGAKYNFQLDEVVDCPEFLVHFPTLEKLALKHGLRLLEKKRFEELFDEHGSHKQGLLEKMQALETYPPPPYSRVGADDQPKQPEQYKHVEECGRQMFSPHQFRVGTLSQQEWEAATLYMFFAFQKMKTSYDANGRPVYS
- the LOC128310565 gene encoding nuclear pore complex protein Nup93-1, with translation MDFNALLQQAQKLTHETQVSDDLPRVERTLPQVLQATQELHSRVTQTGAQDMQAHILLGSNGIDLPKISQKLETLSSRKTFEPLDPIATTDVQNFLRNEKENAILAVIEEVHKNSYMAAETQKWDHMMNDWKQEKVKLMNALIGPSQSWIDIRKGPEQTILNESTFGGRSALNSQEMAYAREVHEYNKLVCEGAMRPSLVQRFAQVADSFNDSRVNDVWEVVKYMANVTPIPRSQDPMKVRCSQHLFINQAKRYLENRYKIFMQTVISEHLREARRGGIPSVLNLVGSFVGLKLATHGLNSSFIGLQDGQVDGKPLWPMVYYCLRCGDIASALKCMQMAGQGHEDLIAVLEEKCHNPEQKTNPRLELQIRMQYKRQIRNATDPYKRAVYCIVGCCDIQEPHADIAKTTDDFLWIQLSLIRTEGDDSSEHLTCSGLQSMILEQYGEKHYNANEQPHLFFQLLALTGQYEAGIEFLSRFEKYRVHAVHIGLALNELHMVGGPRNLQEPLLSVDFEDPQPMRRLNIARLIMLYVKKFEITDPPEALHYFYFLRNLKDSEGRNLFLVSVADLAIECRDFDLLFGRMQRDGMRSRGLIDQFEMAHIDARTVCEMVAEKFVKKGMFEDAIKLFDLAFQQEQALRYTSILLSQVVHHANKEGSLRERVQRMANEFTERYTGAEKNCDSQTWTTFNLLKDLAAFFDYYHAKNHQSAMEILERIKLVPLRMTDLDVAVNNFKRLSGEVCKVIPDLLLATMDIAYTKFKAMKGKDVAKFDDLGKKNQLSYLREQAKALTNMAAMVPYRMPGDTNSRLIQTEILMH
- the LOC128298662 gene encoding ADP-ribosylation factor-like protein 2-binding protein; this translates as MDFEENIIKRQNSSEYFDTVIGHIEDIVIGEEFQRMVNQFMECYYYEFEPGEENKIIYTEIYQKYTNMIEAHIVEHLNRKMTCFDMDLFAMELENKKTQLDGEIFELLYTLTDFLAFKDMVLDYKAFKEGAYDDLSKGISVTGLQK